The Tripterygium wilfordii isolate XIE 37 chromosome 1, ASM1340144v1, whole genome shotgun sequence sequence TAAGTACAGTCAAAGAAACTAGATCTATGCATCTGCTGATGAGAAAACTTTGAACCTACCAAAAGGTAGGAGTCTCCAGCCAGCCAACTATCTAAATCAACCACAAAGGAGATCAATGCCTTAACTGTTCTGTTCAATGCCGTAAATGCTCAAAGTAGTTTTAGGGCTGAGCTTATTGCATGGAATAATCTATCCACcttaacacaaaaaaaagaagaatttgcAGCTGGTTCCTATGGCTATTCTTTGGTGCTTATGGAAGGAAAGGAACAGGAGAACCTTTGACAATACATATTCTTCCGTTTTGTTCCTACTGGGAGTATTTGTTCTAATTTAAAGCTTTGGTGTTCTTGTAATAATCTTCTTGAGGCTATATGTATTGCCTCCTTGTAACTTTGGTGCACCTGCTTggttttctaataaaaaaatgcCTCAAATGCTATCCAGCTTAACTCCTTCATTTTCCAGCCGGGCACAAGAGGGATTAAGACTAAAATTTTCCATGAATGAATTATCTAACTCATAACTCAAGCAATGAGTATAAATATGACTATCTTCACCAACTTCTTCAGTATCTTCACAATATACAGTGATCTTATACGGACAACCAAAAGGTTAAATATTTCTCCTCTTGTAGAAAGATCCACTACCTCAACATTATATTTAGTCAGTACAACATAAAATTGAGATTATTTTGAAACTTCTCACCATAAAGAAACATAATCATCACAAATGTGCTAGAATATATAAGCAAAACCTAGAATCCTGTAATGCCAGACTTTTCTGAAACAGCATATGACAAGTAGAGTCAAGGTTGAATCATCACATAGATGCATCATGCATACCAAGTGTAATCAACATAAACTCCAGATATCACAGTTCCGACAAAATCAGGATCATAAAATGGAATAAACAGGTTTTCTCATGCAAAAGCAAAACACTCAACTTATTAGGAATTCAGGACACAACATTGAAAAGTTAGGAGGAAAGAGAAGCATGTTAATTTTTAATAGCAAACCAATAGCAAAGGACTACCAAAGAAATATGCTACCTTCTCTTCCAAACCAATCACTTCAGAAGCCAATAACTTAGCACGTTCGTCGGCAGCACTGCATTCAAGCTGTGCATTTGCATATTCCATTTTTACAGACTCAAGTTCTGCCTGTTGAATTGCAGATTAGTTGAATATTGAGAAATAAAATGTATAATTACTTATATTGGCATGCAGATCATACAGCTCTACCACACATTTAAGATTCTTCACACATTACACATGCATCTTACAGCTACAGAGACAGAATAGTGATATAATCATCTATGTAATAGCATCTTCCCAAAATAATTGTCCATAACTGAACATAAGCAACACAATTCCAAGTAAATCTCCTCGCATTTTGAACATTTTTTAAATacagaccaagtgatgttttgAACTATCAATCACCGCCTGAGCATCTGTATTTTACCCCTTTTTtttaacaaggaaaaaaattgtataaaaaccaagaaaaatcaTTTAACATCCATACAAAAGATTTCCATGGCTGCCCTTCAGAAGAATTTAGCCATACTAAAACAGGATTCTAGGgtactaaattagcaagctcaTCAACGATCCTACTAGCTAAAAGACACTAATCTACGAGTCTTGACCGCTTAACTGCTAAAGCTCTTCTTTCAAAAAGAAGGGAAGGACAATCCATAAAAATAGCTGTTTACAATAAGCACACATATAGTAATGCCACTCGCTTTCTAAAAGTGAGGAGTAACAGAAAGAGGGAAAGAGAGGAGAGATGGGGAagattttgtattttctctctGCTTTTGTTGTACTTTTTGGGTGACACACTCTCCCTCTTGGTGTCTCTTCACTGAATTACTTCTTTTGTTGCtccaggaaaaaaataaattgcacCTCATTTTTCTGTGGAAGAGCAAGATTTGTGGAAAAATTGAAAGACGAAAATATTCAACTTTCAGTAAGAGATACTTACATGTTCTTTAGATCCCTAATGCCCGAACTAAAGCCCTACATATACCTATTGTTTCTGATGCCAACCCAAATATCAATCTTAAAGACTAGGAAAATCACCTCCAACCAGAGTCGTGCTGGCAATTGAGATCTGCCATATGTGACAAACAAGAGTGATTGGCATTTCCAATCCCATGGTATTACTGAACTTAGAATCCTCTGAAAAAACTTCCTTCAAAAGCCCCATACAATAAGCTACCAGATAGTCCTTGTCACCTATAAATAAAAACAGGAAAATTGCCTAATGAGGTTTCTCAAAATACGAAACACAGGAAAATCATGCAAAAATCACACCGTTTTCCCATTGCCAACCAAAAGCTCACATGCCTCTTAGAAGCATCCAACACATCTCCTATACCCTTTCTTCACAAGTCACAACCCAAAATGGTCGTGCTGCGATATGATGGTACAGTGGCAAGCacatttgttcttcatttcttctttaTCAAATCAGGGGTTTGGAATAGTTATATAAGGTAAACTTTCCACCAACAGCAAGCAGAACCAAGCCACACATATTCTTATACCATAGTTGACCACCACCATGCATCTCTTCACACTATCATTTCTTTCCAACGCGAATCCCCACATCCATCTGCATAACAAAGCCTTACTGAAGGTATGATTTGCAAAGAcatgaagcatcaaagtggaatgtgtGACCCACTTTCACTTCTACAAATGGTACCTCCACTTATCGCCCAATTTTCCATACAAATTGACTCATTTCTTAAACCAATCGAGAAACTTCTTAAATGACCTATATCAAGCCCAGAGAAACTTATGAAGACTCAGAAATAAGCATTATCAAACAAGCTATCCATtttcatgttaaaaaaaatgcaagtcaaatgaatgAACCTTGCCGTGTAAACATTCTTCCAGCAAAGCTTAGGCAAAGACAAACCAAAAGTCATTGATGTCACATGCACTAAGCAAACTTGTCACTAAATTAATCTAGAGAAGTAAAAGCTCATTACTGAATCGTAGCTATCAACTTCACAAGGTCTACACACTTCTGCAGTCTGCACTTGTGCAAAACTTTATCATCCTTAAATTGTTACTTAACTGTAGAGAAAGGTTGCAGTGATGTCACAGCACACAATGAAAACTTGTATTTCACACTTCCCAACTAAATTTTGTACAGCAGCACAATGGAAATGATAGGTAGTGCAAGCATACTATTAATATGCACATGCCGCaaacttttttttgaatggaaaaaatttattaagGCATCAAGGACGTGCAACCCAGGAATATGCACATATAGAAAACATTAAGTAGAGGATATCTGTTACTAACCAATATGACCTTGATTTCATCCTGTAACTTTTCCATGTCGAATTTTAATTGGTTGACGACACTTCTCTGAGGAAAACaatttaatatataattaagattgacattgaagaaaaataagaaacagTGTGagatataatattaatatgatCAGAGactttatatttattcataAAATGAGATGCTTAAATGAAAATGGTGCCATGAATAAACTCCTTCGCAATTTTACTTAATTAGAGTGCAAGACGAGGCGCAAAGTGATATTTTCACCTAAGAACCATGTCTGTacaaattttctattttcattttttagtgGTAATCAATCTGAGCACAAATATAATACAAAACTCACAACCTTTCCCACACTGCATCTTGTAAAGGGGGGGCACTCCCTATGTTATGGCAATTAGGATTAAGACAGGAGTATTTACAAAACAGATAGCAGTCAAATAAGTTCAATCATGAACAATCAATAcgaaaaaaagttaaaatgcCATAAAAAGAATAGTAATGTTCATGAGCAAACCTGCTGATTGTAACTATCTGTAAGGGATGAATTTTCTGCTGCTAAGGACTCTGCCAAAACTCTTGATGCTTCAAGTGCTCGTTGCAATGAGAATTTCTCTCGAGTCAAATCTTCAATGTGCTGCTTACAagaattttttgagaaaaagaaaaacaacaaaacagaTAAAAGCGAACAAACTCAGGTTACAGCAGCAGCTGCGCATGTAAAGCAAAAATAACCAAGAGAATAGCATGAGAGGAAATAAATAATATTGGTTAATTTTTCACACGAGAACAGGAAAATGTTTCAAGGAATTTGAGAAAATCATCACTCCAAAGACTCGAttggtgaatttttttaaaagaaggtGCAACCCAAATACATCAGGGTGAAGCTAAGCTGAAGGCATCTATAAGATAACCAGAGTTGGTAACCTAATAAGTACTAGACAATAATATTACAGTGCTGAAACATACATCAATCACTTTGGCAAGAGATTATCTACATTTTGGATGCTCTGGTGTATCTTTCTATCCATGTCAACCAGCAAGTAACATGTGGGGTGAGGATAGCCAATATCAGATACATTGAAGTTTTAAGAAATTTGGCAACAAATGCCAGTGGGTTTAATTACAATACACATTgagaaaaaaaacatgaagaaCAGCTGATTATCTAGTTCTTACACTTAGACGTAACATCTAATTCTTACACTCAACGTATATTCTCCTCCACTTATAAGCATATTTGCTATATATGGTGGTATATCACAGCACACACCAAAAAGAGTGAAACATTGATTACCAATATTTTTTAGCAGTAAAAAAAGCAGAGGAGCAAATGAAGTAAATCTCACCACCCAAGGAAATCTCAATGTGCATTTACAATACAATAGTTACTTAGACTTAGACTTTTACAAAGACATTCAAATTCTTTCCATCCATCTCTTTCCCTTAAACCATTCCCAACACCATCTACCACAGCTCTCCCAACCCGACCTCCACCACCATCGCGGAAAGTATCAACTAGCATCGACAATGTGACACACCAATGGTGGCGGAGTGAACATTTTTTTGTACTCTAGGCTAGGGCCTTCTACTAAATCAAGGGATAGGGTGACATTGATAAGTCCATTGGAAAATACCAAGGCATGGATTTGATAGGCCGATAGGCCCCCCCTGCAACATGGTCATCCTATTAATGGATACAATAAACACTAACGGTCCTAATCTAAAAGCCCAATCAATCTGTTAAAGCTCAACCCATTGAATGGAAACATCAAATCGGAACATACAAATGGGTATTATTTAACCCTCTTAATTCTTACTTCTAGAACTAATTGTGTCTGAACTCATCCTTATCAGCATAGAAAATACACAATACTCGCTCTTTCCTGCTGATGCAGCGGGCCCCACCCCTTGGAGGACCTCGGCCTCTCAAGGGCGTGGGCTGTCAACCCCTCCCATTGGGCCATGGGCCTAGCCCAACCACACCAGGCCTGCAGACCATACACCCCAACCCATCATAATCCATTCCTGGAATATAGGTTGTTGGTGCCGGGATTCGAACCCGCGGCACCCTTTAACATAAGGTCCGCAGACGCTCATGCTAACCATTGAGCTCAATGGTTAGCATGAGCGTCTGCGGACCTTATGTTAAAGGGTGCCGCGGGTTCGAATCCCGGCACCAACAACCTATATTCCAGGAATGGATTATGATGGGTTGGGGTGTATGGTCTGCAGGCCTGGTGTGGTTGGGCTAGGCCCATGGCCCAATGGGAGGGGTTGACAGCCCACGCCCTTGAGAGGCCGAGGTCCTCCAAGGGGTGGGGCCCGCTGCATCATAAAAGTGCACTTTTATGATGCAGCGGGCCCCACCCCTTGGAGGACCTCGGCCTCTCAAGGGCGTGGGCTGTTGCTAACCATTGAGCTGCAGCTCAATGGTTATGTTAAAGGGTGCCGCGGGTTCGAATCCCGGCACCAACAACCTATATTCCAGGAATGGATTATGATGGGTTGGGGTGTATGGTCTGCAGGCCTGGTGTGGTTGGGCTAGGCCCATGGCCCAATGGGAGGGGTTGACAGCCCACGCCCTTGAGAGGCCGAGGTCCTCCAAGGGGTGGGGCCCGCTGCATCACCTGCTTATCCTTTTTCCCGTAAATAACCCCAAAAATTTCTTCAAGAGTATTAGTTTAGCCTCTGTGTGACTTTCCTGTTTGCATCTCCTTGGTGATGTTAAACaagaattatttaaaaaaaagagtagacGCCCCTCCCACTTTCtatattgaaaaattattaaaagaaaTCTCTAAAAAGATTTAAGATGTATCTGGTCAATGAAATCACTGGGATGACCAAAACAAGGTGGTGAGGTACAAAAGTAGATAAATTGGACACTCTTCAGGCCCTCAAACCATTCCGCTAACAGTATTAGCAgaagcaaacaaaaaataatttatcacATATACCGGATGGATTTACATAAGACTGGACATTAGTGTGGCAAAAAAAAAGACAGCAGTACAAAAGAAGAACATGCACAGAAATGCAGCAACAAAAGAATATACCTGCTCCAAAGCAGCAAAATCTTCATCTTGTTTAGGTGAATAAAACCCATGATTTTTCTCCAAGCTATTCTCATTAACACTTGGCTTTAGTATGTCAACTCCATTACTAGTAGGAACTGAAAACTTGGTGGAATGCTCAAAAGCGCTGGCCATATTAGAATATTTTGGCTTAGAGAAAGGTCCCGTAGTGTCAGTTTCTTTTGATAGCTTACTGTTGGCAGATAATCCGAAAGTATCTACACCAGCAACATTTGAATTACTGGACAGAAATGAGTCCTCAAATTCTTCCTGTTGCAAACTTGTTCCTGCAGTAGCTCTAGGAACATTGAGAGAATCAAGGAATGATGGACGGTATCTCCTAGAGTTCACTTCAGTTAAGCTCGAATGTAATGGCTCACGATCGATGGAGCTTCTGACATCTGAATCAAAGCCTGTGGAATCACTCGACTGAATATTTGCACCATGCATGCTGGGGGAACCACTAGCAAAGCTACTATGCTTTCTTTCCTCCAAGTCAGAATCCAAATGATCATTTGACTTTGCAGCACCATGCACATCTTCAACAACTTCTGTCATGGACACTCTAGAGCTGGTGGTAGGTTGAATAGAGTCTATCATAAAACCCCAAACACTTGGTGACAGTTGGTACTTTCTCATTTATGAAAAGTTAATTTATGAAAAGTTAAAGAGTCATAAATGTCAATAGAGAACAAAATGATATTCAAATACAACACCTAACCTTGTAAGAACGCAACAGCTATTTTTATATGAAAAAGAAGACatgaaaattcaacaaaattacCTTGGTAATAAGGCGAACTACCGCCGACTTCCAGCAAGCCAGTAAAACCGGGCTTCATAGGCATTTGAAAACCACCAGAATTCGAAGCTGAAAAGTTTGTAGTAAAATTAATATATGGAGAGCCAGAGAGGCTAGCAGCATAATCTTTCAAGTAACTGTTATTTTCTTTTGACTGAAAAGACTCCATCCCACTAGATCGACTGTAAGTGCTAAAAATCCCATCTTTAAGTGGTCTTTTTGGGGCTCCATTATAGTATCCAATGTCATTAGTCATATCTTTTCCCTCTTGGACATCAACTGTTTCAGTAGGttctgaggcatcaaatttCTGAAAATCTATATTATTTGCATGTGTTGGTGCTAGGTCTACCAAAGATGAACTACGATCATTAACATCCATATCTTTCGAATAACTTTGTTCACTTTTTTGGTTAAGACCAACTTCTTTGATGCCATTGTTCATATCTACACCAAAGCCTTCAACAAAACTTATGGGACCTTCAGATGTATTTGCGCCATCGGAGTATGTAACACGTTCAGCCTCTACATATTGTTTCTGAACTGTGCTAACATCAGAAGTGTGATGTTGGTTACTGGATGCAGACTTCTTGGCTCGCTCAGCTGCCTTTTTCTTGCGGAACTCCTCCAGCTGCAATAATAAGAAAGTGAGCAAAATAAGGTGAAAAAAAGACATGTTCAAATATTGCCGTCTCATGATAAAAGTAACTAGTAGTTCAAAAAATTTTAGGTACTTCCAAGAAAAGGAAACACTGACCACAAAGCATATTAATTCATACGGTTAAAGCACCTTGAGTGGCATTCTAAAACAAAGAAACATGCCCCATAAAGTAATATGGTTTTCAATTCTGAACAGGCCATCATTTATCTCCCACTGTCccacaaattcaaaaaaagGGGTACAATCTTCTGAATGCTGTTCAAAACTCCACCGAATTTACATGAAGACCACTTGAAATCCTCAAAGCCAAAAGCTTGCACATGGCAGCTTAAGACTTTTACCATTGCATCAGCGATAGCTTTTGACTAAAAGGGAAATTTTTATAGAGATTATACTGAAGTGCATACTTAACCTAGCAAACTTCACAATTTCACATCAGTCATCACAATTCAAAGTCgcagaaatgaataaaaacaaggaaaagaaatTCAGTAACAGCTACATATTATCATTAGAAGTTTTTACAGGGTTATTGTTTCCTAAGAAAGATAAAAAGTTTATGAGGTATCATAGATACTGCATGCAGTCATCAATAATCTTTTTTATAATGACTAAATCTCACCACCATCTAATAATGTCAGATAATAAATATGGCCTCAAACTGCATTGAACATTGAATCATTTCCAATGTGATTTAGATTTTAGGAGGAGATTgagcaattaattaattacctagTGTGGCTTTTCAAATTTCCTCAGATACTAGTCTAACTGTTTAACAAATTCAGCTACAGCATATCAGAAACACGAAGGACAAGTCATGGTCACAATCACGCGAATTTATTTAACCTTTTAAGGGCCATGTTCGCTTGTCAAAAACTCAACAATAAGCACAATCTTTCATAATATGTACAACTTCAGTGCCAACCTACCTCCCCTTCTCCCCCATTACCTATACTTCACTTTAACcttaaaaattttatgttttcttttcttctaccTTATTATCACTAGTAACTCAAGATAGAATAAAAGGGCTGTATATTTTGagtcaaattttcatttttgttgaaaGTATAACTCATTGGTTATATACTAGACTCAATGGGCCAAGAAAATTTTATGAGCCAGTTTCGGTTGCTATGTTATGCCCCTCCATGGTTATCCTAGTTTTCAACTCTAAGGTCGTTGGCAAAGCTCTCAAGCCATAGATAAAAACATAGTGTTCTATAATACATAATCTGCACACAGAgacaaaatacaaaaagaaaaaaaaatgactataaagatgaagaagaaagaagatattCCCATGAAACCATAGaaacaaaactaaaataatgGCATGTCTAATTTCAGCTCCCAAACTAACAATAGAtagaaaattcaaaacccaaTGCTAAATCAGCTAAAACACGAGGCGAAAACCAGCAATTACACtaatttagaaaacaaaattttaaaaaaaaatcttgcctGACACCACTGGTACAGACAATGGAGCTTCACCATAACAAGAATACCACTCCCATGAATAACACATGATGATAGACTGTGAATGCAAAAATACAAAACCAACCATCATCCCATATTTACCACTCAACACTAAAGTGATTTAATGTGAGAGAAAAATGTCATGAAACTTCAAATCAGCGATCCAATCGGAAATAATA is a genomic window containing:
- the LOC119998495 gene encoding protein BLISTER-like, coding for MASAQVLPTSRKQGHLEAGKKKLEEFRKKKAAERAKKSASSNQHHTSDVSTVQKQYVEAERVTYSDGANTSEGPISFVEGFGVDMNNGIKEVGLNQKSEQSYSKDMDVNDRSSSLVDLAPTHANNIDFQKFDASEPTETVDVQEGKDMTNDIGYYNGAPKRPLKDGIFSTYSRSSGMESFQSKENNSYLKDYAASLSGSPYINFTTNFSASNSGGFQMPMKPGFTGLLEVGGSSPYYQDSIQPTTSSRVSMTEVVEDVHGAAKSNDHLDSDLEERKHSSFASGSPSMHGANIQSSDSTGFDSDVRSSIDREPLHSSLTEVNSRRYRPSFLDSLNVPRATAGTSLQQEEFEDSFLSSNSNVAGVDTFGLSANSKLSKETDTTGPFSKPKYSNMASAFEHSTKFSVPTSNGVDILKPSVNENSLEKNHGFYSPKQDEDFAALEQHIEDLTREKFSLQRALEASRVLAESLAAENSSLTDSYNQQRSVVNQLKFDMEKLQDEIKVILAELESVKMEYANAQLECSAADERAKLLASEVIGLEEKALKLRSSELKLATQLENSEAEISSYKKKMSSMGKERQDLRSTIDALQEEKKLLQSKLRKASGGKSIDASKGPTQRKDIATTTEDLETSNQETQPSNVGSEAEGLPLLHEHGLLNLEVSSMHIPPDQMRTIKNINALISELALEKEELTQALASESSHCSKLKDLNKELSRKLEAQTQRLELLTTKSMANENIPARLPDSRTIQENTPYDEGDEVVERVLGWIMKLFPGGPSRRRPSKLL